Proteins from one Halogeometricum sp. S1BR25-6 genomic window:
- a CDS encoding SDR family NAD(P)-dependent oxidoreductase, which translates to MRGLDGKSAVVTGGASGIGRASSHRLAEEGTDVYVTDVDVDGGEETVRQINEENEDASGNAYFRELDVRDVDEFDAALAEADDELGSVDVLFNNAGIGEMQGFTETEPDHVDQLIDVNVKGVWNGCHAVFPIMEQQGSGSIVNTSSMAGWLPSNITTYGMTKAAVLHFTESVAPELGEYGIRINAICPGLIDTQMTRTWFSDEMREQAPMRTAFNRWGEPEEVAACVAFLASDDASYVTGRPIKVDAGYV; encoded by the coding sequence ATGCGCGGATTGGACGGCAAGTCAGCGGTCGTAACCGGAGGAGCATCGGGTATCGGTCGAGCGTCGTCGCACCGACTCGCCGAGGAAGGGACGGACGTGTACGTCACCGACGTCGACGTCGACGGCGGCGAGGAGACGGTTCGACAGATCAACGAGGAAAACGAGGACGCGAGCGGAAACGCGTACTTCCGAGAACTCGACGTGCGGGACGTAGACGAGTTCGACGCCGCGTTGGCGGAAGCCGACGACGAACTGGGAAGCGTCGACGTGTTGTTCAACAACGCGGGCATCGGAGAGATGCAGGGATTCACCGAGACGGAACCGGATCACGTCGACCAACTGATCGACGTGAACGTCAAAGGCGTCTGGAACGGCTGTCACGCCGTGTTTCCCATCATGGAACAACAGGGGAGCGGGTCCATCGTCAACACCTCTTCGATGGCGGGATGGCTTCCCTCGAACATCACGACGTACGGGATGACGAAGGCGGCCGTTCTTCACTTCACCGAGTCGGTCGCTCCGGAACTCGGCGAGTACGGGATCCGGATCAACGCGATCTGTCCGGGACTCATCGACACGCAGATGACCCGGACGTGGTTCAGCGACGAGATGCGAGAGCAAGCCCCGATGCGGACGGCGTTCAACCGATGGGGCGAACCCGAAGAGGTCGCCGCGTGCGTCGCGTTCCTCGCCAGCGACGACGCGTCGTACGTGACCGGGCGTCCGATAAAAGTCGACGCCGGCTACGTCTGA
- a CDS encoding 2,3-butanediol dehydrogenase has protein sequence MQVAKLYGTEDIRVIREDEPRLEPGTVRVDISYTGVCGSDVHEYKIGPVPIRAEDSNHEIPESEWDEYLPKPMGHEIAGVVSEVGEGVDGVSVGDEVALNVLLSCGECRYCEVGKPQLCTAFDGTAVGSPGFADNMVVPAAATVPVPDGVSIRHAALAEPLSVSVHAVRRSRMRVGDTVAVFGAGPIGLGIVDAAQSAGADRILVSEPRDARRDIASELGADVVVDPREEDPTARFKAETEGGVDVGFEAAGISETLTQTLRSTKYDGTAVVVSVFEDDAQFHPNDIMQAERTVVGSFGYTDEFPITLRMMADGRLNPEAFVTGTVELEDVDSAFRQLVDPDSEHVKILVEP, from the coding sequence ATGCAAGTAGCGAAGCTATACGGCACGGAAGACATCAGGGTGATCCGAGAGGACGAACCGAGGCTCGAACCCGGGACCGTTCGAGTGGATATCTCGTACACGGGCGTCTGTGGCTCGGACGTCCACGAGTACAAGATCGGACCGGTGCCGATTCGCGCGGAGGATTCGAACCACGAGATTCCCGAGTCCGAGTGGGACGAGTATCTCCCGAAACCGATGGGCCACGAGATAGCCGGGGTCGTCTCGGAAGTTGGCGAGGGGGTGGACGGCGTCTCCGTCGGAGACGAAGTGGCACTGAACGTCCTCCTCTCCTGCGGGGAGTGCCGATACTGCGAAGTCGGGAAACCGCAACTCTGTACGGCGTTCGACGGAACCGCCGTCGGAAGTCCGGGGTTCGCCGACAACATGGTCGTCCCCGCGGCGGCGACGGTTCCGGTTCCGGACGGCGTCTCGATTCGTCACGCCGCGCTTGCCGAACCGCTGAGCGTGTCGGTGCACGCTGTGAGACGCTCTCGAATGCGGGTCGGCGACACCGTCGCCGTCTTCGGAGCGGGACCCATCGGACTCGGTATCGTCGACGCGGCACAGAGCGCGGGCGCCGACCGGATACTCGTGAGCGAACCGCGCGACGCGCGCCGGGATATCGCGAGCGAACTCGGTGCGGACGTCGTCGTCGACCCCCGGGAGGAAGACCCGACGGCGCGGTTCAAGGCTGAGACGGAGGGCGGCGTCGACGTCGGATTCGAGGCGGCGGGTATCAGCGAGACGCTCACGCAGACGCTTCGCTCGACGAAGTACGACGGTACCGCGGTCGTCGTGAGCGTCTTCGAGGACGACGCGCAGTTCCACCCGAACGACATCATGCAGGCGGAGCGAACCGTCGTCGGATCGTTCGGCTACACCGACGAGTTCCCGATCACGCTCCGGATGATGGCTGACGGACGACTGAACCCGGAGGCGTTCGTCACCGGGACGGTCGAACTCGAGGACGTCGACAGCGCCTTCCGGCAACTCGTCGATCCCGACAGCGAACACGTCAAGATACTCGTGGAACCGTAA
- a CDS encoding alpha-ketoacid dehydrogenase subunit beta, with amino-acid sequence MTREITYIEAIAEAISEEMERDEDVILFGEDVQEFGGNFGETAGLWETHGRDRVRNTPLSEIGIAGMALGAAVGGIRPVAELQFADFAATAGDEMFNQIPKQPYVSGGDLKAPLTIFAPSGAGVGAGAQHSQSVHSWIGNVPGWVVVTATTPYDAKGLFKSAIRDDNPVFFLPHKMLTEAKGEVPEEEYTLPLGEAAVEQEGDDVTVVATQLMFHRAREAAADLDVSVELVSPRTFAPLDTDTIAESVEKTGRLVVVDETVERYGTQGHIANEIVENNFFSLDAPPKTIGVKDVPIPVSPVLEQEVLPSADRIKAGIESVF; translated from the coding sequence ATGACGAGAGAGATAACATACATCGAGGCGATCGCGGAGGCGATCAGCGAGGAGATGGAACGGGACGAAGACGTCATCCTCTTCGGCGAGGACGTCCAGGAGTTCGGCGGCAACTTCGGCGAGACGGCCGGTCTGTGGGAGACCCACGGGCGGGACCGCGTCAGGAACACCCCGCTGTCGGAGATCGGAATCGCCGGGATGGCGCTCGGAGCCGCCGTCGGCGGGATTCGACCGGTCGCAGAACTGCAGTTCGCCGACTTCGCCGCCACGGCCGGCGACGAGATGTTCAATCAAATCCCGAAACAGCCGTACGTGAGCGGCGGGGACCTCAAAGCGCCGCTGACGATATTCGCCCCCTCGGGGGCCGGCGTCGGCGCCGGCGCGCAACACTCCCAATCGGTCCACTCGTGGATCGGCAACGTCCCCGGGTGGGTCGTCGTCACCGCGACGACGCCGTACGACGCGAAAGGGCTGTTCAAGAGCGCCATCCGCGACGACAACCCCGTGTTCTTCCTCCCCCACAAGATGCTCACCGAGGCGAAGGGCGAAGTTCCCGAAGAGGAGTACACGCTACCGCTCGGTGAGGCGGCGGTCGAACAGGAGGGAGACGACGTCACCGTCGTGGCGACGCAGTTGATGTTCCACCGGGCCAGGGAGGCGGCGGCCGACCTCGACGTGAGCGTGGAACTCGTCAGTCCGCGGACGTTCGCACCGCTCGACACCGACACCATCGCCGAGAGCGTCGAGAAGACGGGACGACTCGTCGTCGTCGACGAGACGGTCGAACGCTACGGAACGCAGGGGCACATCGCCAACGAAATCGTCGAGAACAACTTCTTCAGCCTCGACGCGCCGCCGAAGACCATCGGCGTGAAGGACGTTCCGATCCCGGTGAGTCCGGTGTTAGAGCAGGAGGTGCTCCCGAGCGCCGACCGTATCAAAGCCGGCATCGAGTCGGTGTTCTGA
- a CDS encoding carbohydrate ABC transporter permease — translation MSTVRVKLDVARERLDHTRAAFSRDWLTYSMLAPVLLIMGVLVWGSLLDGIWMSFHSFDFLGRREWVGLENYQYILGWDTFWTSVRATLIFGLVTFFQLAIALVAAVAVKHARFRDYISALFVIPYTIPGLVSGTLWVFILHPDLGPILPLLVDLGILDQTIYWGTQGNTAMAVIMFAATWAYWPLVFIILTASLDGIPEEQYETARVYGASKVQAFFHITLPQLKGAILVAVSLRTIYNLTKVSQPLQITGGGPGFDTSVLGILVYRFTEGSQRFGLAMSVGVVLVLLTMLFVVPYIRSFERNADTGGMT, via the coding sequence ATGTCGACTGTAAGAGTGAAACTGGACGTCGCCAGAGAGCGTCTCGATCACACGCGAGCGGCCTTCAGTCGCGATTGGTTGACGTACAGTATGCTGGCGCCCGTCCTCCTCATCATGGGAGTGCTCGTCTGGGGTTCGCTGCTCGACGGCATCTGGATGAGCTTTCACTCGTTCGACTTCCTCGGTCGGCGGGAGTGGGTCGGCCTCGAGAACTATCAGTACATCCTCGGCTGGGACACGTTCTGGACCTCGGTCAGAGCGACGCTCATCTTCGGACTGGTCACGTTCTTCCAGTTGGCGATTGCGCTGGTCGCCGCCGTCGCGGTGAAACACGCTCGCTTCCGCGACTACATCAGCGCGCTGTTCGTCATCCCGTACACGATTCCGGGCTTGGTGTCCGGGACGCTCTGGGTGTTCATCCTGCACCCTGACCTCGGTCCGATCCTGCCGCTGCTCGTGGATCTCGGGATCCTCGACCAGACGATTTACTGGGGCACGCAAGGCAACACCGCGATGGCCGTAATCATGTTCGCGGCGACCTGGGCGTACTGGCCGCTCGTGTTCATCATCCTCACGGCGTCGCTGGACGGAATTCCCGAAGAGCAGTACGAGACCGCACGCGTCTACGGCGCGAGCAAGGTCCAGGCGTTCTTCCACATCACGCTCCCGCAACTGAAGGGTGCGATTCTCGTCGCCGTCAGCCTGCGAACTATCTACAACCTCACCAAAGTCAGCCAACCGCTCCAGATCACGGGCGGCGGACCCGGCTTCGATACGTCCGTGCTCGGGATTCTCGTCTACCGATTCACCGAGGGCTCACAGCGCTTCGGACTCGCGATGAGCGTCGGCGTGGTTCTGGTGCTCCTGACGATGCTCTTCGTCGTCCCCTACATTAGATCGTTCGAGCGCAACGCCGATACCGGAGGTATGACATGA
- a CDS encoding ABC transporter ATP-binding protein, which translates to MNEVVSDESERKVRDDTGRASEPVIRITDLRKTFDNGSIVACEDVNLSINNEDFVVLLGPSGCGKTTTLRCISGLELPDSGEVIIDGIDMTGVKPKDRNLAFVFQSVALFPHKSVRGNLQFGLDMSTKLSKAEKKERVEDIAKMLGIEDKLDQKPSSLSGGQQQRVSLGRAMVMEPAAFLLDEPFSALDAKLRKRMQTEIKELQGRLETPMVFVTHDQEEAMAIGDRIVIMDGGIIQQIGSPYEVFNEPVNQFVAEFIGSPSVNAIESRLSRSPDGFVLENDLFSLPLDAELPAALTDGEPVTFAIRPQYIHVAQPGEELFSGTVKLVEPQGDRDTIYLDVEGREIRAVVPQNTVTPEQEALSLTIEQDKFWIFDESGGRLH; encoded by the coding sequence ATGAACGAGGTCGTCAGCGACGAATCCGAGCGGAAGGTACGGGACGACACCGGTCGAGCCAGCGAGCCGGTTATCCGAATCACCGACCTCCGCAAGACGTTCGACAACGGTTCGATCGTCGCGTGCGAAGACGTGAACCTCTCGATCAATAACGAGGACTTCGTCGTGCTCCTCGGCCCCTCGGGCTGTGGGAAGACGACGACGCTGCGGTGTATCTCCGGGCTCGAACTCCCCGACAGCGGCGAAGTCATCATCGACGGGATCGACATGACCGGCGTCAAGCCGAAAGACCGGAACCTCGCGTTCGTCTTCCAGAGCGTCGCGCTGTTTCCCCACAAGAGCGTCCGGGGGAACCTCCAGTTCGGTCTCGACATGTCCACGAAGCTCTCGAAAGCCGAGAAGAAAGAGCGCGTCGAGGATATCGCGAAGATGCTGGGCATCGAGGACAAACTCGACCAGAAGCCGAGTTCGCTCTCGGGCGGCCAACAGCAGCGCGTGAGCCTTGGACGGGCGATGGTCATGGAGCCGGCGGCGTTCCTGCTCGACGAACCGTTCTCGGCGCTCGACGCGAAGCTCCGAAAGCGGATGCAGACGGAGATCAAAGAGCTCCAAGGGCGTCTCGAAACGCCGATGGTGTTCGTCACGCACGACCAGGAGGAGGCGATGGCGATCGGCGACAGGATCGTCATCATGGACGGCGGAATCATCCAACAGATCGGCTCCCCGTACGAGGTGTTCAACGAACCGGTGAACCAGTTCGTCGCGGAGTTCATCGGCTCTCCCTCGGTCAACGCCATCGAGAGTCGCCTCTCGCGGTCGCCCGACGGGTTCGTCCTCGAAAACGACCTGTTCTCGCTCCCGCTCGACGCCGAACTCCCCGCCGCTCTCACCGACGGCGAGCCGGTGACGTTCGCCATTCGACCGCAGTATATCCACGTCGCACAGCCCGGCGAAGAACTGTTCTCCGGAACCGTCAAACTCGTCGAGCCGCAGGGCGACCGGGATACGATCTATCTCGACGTGGAGGGGCGCGAGATTCGAGCGGTCGTGCCGCAGAACACGGTTACGCCGGAGCAAGAAGCGCTCTCCCTGACGATCGAACAGGACAAGTTCTGGATATTCGACGAGTCGGGAGGCCGACTTCACTGA
- a CDS encoding Ldh family oxidoreductase, with translation MTRADTLRFEPEVLEQFAENLLGAAGLTAPHCETVAKALVRADLRGVDSHGVARLEPYVEHLEAGGYNPDPEITLDQRGPSALVVDADHGPGQSAGTETMRRLIEMAAETGVAVGVVRHSNHFGTAAYYTEMAAEHGCIGFAMTNVPAQVIPFGGKQPYLGTNPISVSVPSPLEYPITLDMATSVVAMGKIDHVAAEKGESVPEEWGVDAEGNPTTDPNQITALRPLGGPKGYCLGVIVDLLSGVLSGANISADVGSLYDEYDQSMDLGHFYLAIDVARFRELDAFLKHVGRFIEGLKAVETEDGVEEVMLPGEIESKALIANRERGVPVNGSVFEKLTAIGAEYGIEAPSTLG, from the coding sequence ATGACACGAGCAGACACGCTTCGATTCGAACCGGAAGTACTCGAACAGTTCGCCGAAAACCTCCTCGGGGCAGCGGGTCTCACCGCGCCGCACTGTGAGACCGTCGCGAAGGCGCTCGTCCGTGCGGACCTCCGCGGGGTCGACTCGCACGGCGTCGCCCGACTCGAACCGTACGTCGAGCACCTCGAGGCGGGCGGATACAATCCGGATCCGGAGATCACCCTCGATCAACGCGGTCCGAGCGCGTTAGTCGTCGATGCGGACCACGGCCCGGGACAGAGCGCGGGAACGGAGACGATGCGACGGCTCATCGAGATGGCGGCGGAGACGGGCGTCGCGGTCGGCGTCGTCAGACACAGCAACCACTTCGGGACCGCGGCCTACTACACCGAGATGGCGGCCGAACACGGCTGTATCGGCTTCGCGATGACGAACGTCCCCGCCCAAGTGATTCCGTTCGGGGGGAAACAGCCGTACCTCGGAACGAACCCGATATCGGTCTCCGTTCCGTCTCCGCTCGAGTACCCCATCACCCTCGACATGGCCACGAGCGTCGTCGCGATGGGAAAGATCGACCACGTCGCGGCCGAGAAAGGAGAATCGGTGCCGGAGGAGTGGGGCGTCGACGCCGAGGGGAACCCGACCACCGACCCGAACCAGATTACGGCGCTCAGACCCCTGGGCGGACCGAAGGGGTACTGTCTCGGAGTTATCGTCGACCTCCTGAGCGGCGTGCTGTCGGGTGCGAACATCAGCGCCGACGTGGGGTCGCTGTACGACGAGTACGACCAGTCGATGGATCTCGGTCACTTCTACCTCGCGATTGACGTCGCTCGCTTCAGGGAACTCGACGCGTTCCTCAAGCACGTCGGCCGGTTCATCGAGGGGCTGAAAGCCGTCGAAACGGAGGACGGGGTCGAAGAGGTGATGTTACCCGGCGAAATCGAATCGAAAGCGCTCATCGCCAACCGCGAGCGCGGCGTGCCGGTCAACGGGAGCGTCTTCGAGAAACTGACGGCGATCGGAGCGGAGTACGGAATCGAGGCGCCGTCGACGCTCGGGTGA
- a CDS encoding carbohydrate ABC transporter permease, protein MRLSIDAISGSRSGLQLEDVVFKAAVYGVILALVLLIVIPLLVVVSVAFTPTSELFSNPSAWFPENPTLEWWSIGFAELQEGLLHSLVISVGTALIALVITIPGAYVFGRKEFVGKQFVFYAIILSLLFPSIVLVVPITARWLQWGLYDSYIGLWIAFQIFITPFAIWILRDYFSKLPENLEEAAQVYGCTEFGAFVRVILPIAKPALIAVGFLAFLNGWNEFLFANLLTTSSGVQPAIVQLYATLHSGQGESIPWSMLMAQALIIGTPPAILYFVAQKGLRGAFGP, encoded by the coding sequence ATGAGACTGAGCATCGACGCCATCAGCGGCTCGCGGTCGGGGCTGCAACTCGAAGACGTCGTCTTCAAGGCCGCGGTGTACGGCGTCATCCTCGCGCTGGTGCTGCTGATCGTGATACCGCTGTTGGTCGTCGTGTCGGTCGCGTTCACGCCGACCAGCGAACTGTTCTCGAATCCGTCCGCGTGGTTCCCGGAGAACCCCACGCTGGAGTGGTGGTCGATCGGATTCGCCGAACTGCAGGAGGGACTCCTCCACAGCCTCGTCATCTCCGTCGGAACCGCGCTCATCGCGCTGGTCATCACGATTCCGGGCGCGTACGTGTTCGGTCGCAAGGAGTTCGTCGGCAAGCAGTTCGTGTTCTACGCGATCATTCTCTCGCTGCTGTTCCCCTCTATCGTGCTCGTCGTTCCGATTACGGCGCGGTGGCTCCAGTGGGGTCTCTACGACTCCTATATCGGTCTCTGGATCGCGTTCCAGATCTTCATCACCCCCTTCGCGATATGGATTCTTCGCGATTACTTCAGCAAGCTCCCCGAGAACTTAGAGGAGGCGGCGCAGGTGTACGGCTGTACCGAGTTCGGTGCGTTCGTCCGAGTCATCCTCCCCATCGCGAAACCTGCGCTCATCGCCGTCGGGTTCCTCGCGTTCCTCAACGGCTGGAACGAGTTCCTGTTCGCCAACCTGCTCACCACGAGCAGCGGGGTCCAACCCGCGATCGTACAACTGTATGCGACCCTGCATTCCGGGCAGGGCGAGAGCATTCCGTGGTCGATGCTGATGGCGCAGGCGCTCATCATCGGGACGCCGCCCGCGATCCTCTACTTCGTCGCGCAGAAGGGACTCAGGGGGGCGTTCGGCCCGTGA
- a CDS encoding thiamine pyrophosphate-dependent dehydrogenase E1 component subunit alpha yields the protein MTVDEDTSKELLWEMLRIQEFEDEIKSRFQAGDLPGFVHLDRGHEGNHAGMGLAMGDDDWLAVGGARLVGQYVAKGVPLGEIMAELYGKSTGSNKGYGGQMHVSNVERKLYGHAATIGSGQNPAVGLALAEDVKGTDNVAVTTIGDGGTSRGSFHTALVFAAYWNLPVVFVIENNQWAISTPSSDLAPDHLSDYGIPHKMHNESIDGSDVEAVYESVSGAIERARNGDGPSVIECNVVRLGPHFEGDKESYRDPEELEVAKEEKDPVKNHRERLLESGVVTEQEIEDRLETIREEVEESVDFAKNSDDPKPEDAYKNVYRLPLYGQEE from the coding sequence ATGACAGTTGACGAAGATACCTCGAAGGAACTCCTCTGGGAGATGCTCCGGATTCAGGAGTTCGAAGACGAGATCAAATCGCGCTTCCAAGCGGGCGACCTTCCGGGATTCGTCCACTTGGACCGCGGACACGAGGGGAACCACGCCGGCATGGGGTTGGCGATGGGGGACGACGACTGGTTGGCCGTCGGCGGCGCCAGACTCGTCGGTCAGTACGTCGCGAAGGGCGTCCCCCTCGGTGAAATCATGGCCGAACTGTACGGGAAATCGACCGGGTCGAACAAGGGATACGGCGGGCAGATGCACGTCTCCAACGTCGAACGGAAGCTGTACGGCCACGCGGCCACCATCGGTTCCGGCCAGAACCCGGCGGTCGGACTCGCCCTTGCCGAGGACGTGAAAGGAACGGACAACGTCGCCGTGACGACCATCGGCGACGGCGGGACGAGTCGGGGTTCGTTCCACACGGCGTTGGTGTTCGCAGCGTACTGGAACCTACCGGTCGTGTTCGTCATCGAGAACAACCAGTGGGCCATCTCCACGCCCTCTTCGGACCTCGCACCGGATCACCTCTCCGACTACGGCATCCCGCACAAGATGCACAACGAGAGCATCGACGGCAGCGACGTGGAGGCGGTCTACGAGTCGGTCTCCGGGGCGATAGAGCGGGCGCGAAACGGGGACGGACCGTCGGTCATCGAGTGCAACGTGGTGCGACTCGGCCCGCACTTCGAGGGTGACAAAGAGTCGTACAGGGACCCGGAGGAACTCGAAGTCGCGAAAGAGGAGAAGGACCCGGTGAAGAACCACCGAGAACGGCTGCTCGAGAGCGGCGTCGTCACCGAACAGGAGATCGAAGACAGACTCGAAACGATCCGCGAAGAGGTCGAAGAATCCGTCGACTTCGCCAAGAACAGCGACGACCCGAAACCCGAGGACGCCTACAAGAACGTGTACCGGCTGCCGCTGTACGGACAGGAGGAGTAA
- a CDS encoding SDR family NAD(P)-dependent oxidoreductase, with product MDLVSNSAIVTGGARGIGRGVAEAFAEHGASVVLADIDEEAAEETAAEITESFEGEAVAVQCDVTDADSVEATVDATVERFGDVGILVNNAGAAELARTWEMSESEWRRTIDVCLNGPFLCTKAALGHMLEGDDHGDGRGAIVNVSSLNYLAATDGLPHYSAAKAGLSQFTKVVAAEAGRHGIRVNAVAPGSTRTPMTEGNGLLEGRMGEEFVERTPLGRIGEPEDVAKVVTFLASDQAQWVTGETICVDGGQHIRGLHSYWDTLEEMGLFEE from the coding sequence ATGGATCTCGTTAGCAATAGTGCCATCGTGACGGGGGGTGCGCGAGGTATCGGCCGCGGCGTCGCCGAGGCGTTCGCGGAGCACGGCGCGTCGGTCGTCCTCGCCGATATCGACGAGGAGGCGGCCGAAGAGACCGCGGCGGAGATAACCGAGTCGTTCGAGGGCGAAGCGGTCGCCGTCCAGTGCGACGTGACGGACGCCGACAGCGTCGAGGCGACGGTCGACGCGACCGTCGAACGATTCGGGGACGTCGGAATCTTGGTGAACAACGCGGGTGCGGCGGAACTCGCGCGCACCTGGGAGATGTCCGAATCCGAGTGGCGGCGGACGATAGACGTCTGTCTCAACGGCCCGTTCCTCTGTACGAAGGCGGCGCTCGGCCACATGCTGGAAGGAGATGACCACGGAGACGGCAGGGGCGCAATCGTCAACGTCAGTTCCCTCAACTACCTCGCCGCGACCGACGGACTCCCTCACTACTCCGCGGCGAAGGCGGGCCTCAGCCAGTTCACCAAGGTGGTCGCCGCCGAGGCCGGCCGGCACGGAATCCGCGTCAACGCCGTCGCCCCCGGATCCACGCGGACGCCGATGACCGAGGGGAACGGACTGCTGGAGGGGCGGATGGGCGAGGAGTTCGTGGAACGGACCCCGCTGGGTCGCATCGGCGAACCCGAGGACGTGGCGAAGGTGGTCACGTTCCTCGCGTCGGACCAGGCGCAGTGGGTCACCGGCGAGACGATCTGCGTCGACGGCGGCCAGCACATCCGGGGGCTTCACAGCTACTGGGATACGCTGGAAGAGATGGGTCTCTTCGAGGAGTGA
- a CDS encoding ABC transporter substrate-binding protein, with protein MTQDSTSNGSGGNVRRRRFLQGAGASSVALIAGCAGSGDGGDTGNGNTDGGDTETDGGGSGGTTTGSTGPKYEGLTIRYWNRFHNNSGRASESIKNAISRFEDETGATVEVNYSAGDPGQRWLTLAREGERPHIMDQVSGFVGPFVELGIAKPFPEYRDLFSDELLDRTSWLMDPLGEQAYGGYDGIAHEFKFSSEPPRLFLARRDHLEAAGLDPESDFPPTDFEDSVRIAEALQADGPGKYGWQIYGSSGDVTDTCTEDWPVAQAGQEGKILNQDWTDTQIDGEPIKTTYENFVSLHVEHELSSPGTVSMSDEDGTQLLIRGEASMTQVPAATYADLLANAEDQVMNGDFVFGPAWKGESGSRGITGGDGVVFINPPDGADEAQWDRAHEAAADLLENYLYHSMEFQRTMFSTIGGANIRDDVTPEDIRAAVDDPAGYDQTQIIEATNTCITDQEGYYIQEAAPFFGQIQGEIMPGYIQQALQGQITASEALDRAAQEARDQFF; from the coding sequence ATGACACAAGATAGCACCTCAAACGGGAGCGGCGGAAACGTGCGTCGGCGACGATTCCTACAGGGAGCGGGCGCGTCGAGCGTCGCTCTAATCGCCGGCTGTGCGGGCAGCGGTGACGGCGGAGACACCGGTAACGGGAACACCGACGGCGGCGACACCGAAACTGACGGCGGCGGAAGCGGCGGGACGACCACCGGTTCGACCGGACCGAAGTACGAGGGTCTCACGATTCGGTACTGGAACCGGTTCCACAACAACTCGGGCAGGGCGTCCGAATCGATCAAGAACGCGATCAGCAGGTTCGAGGACGAAACCGGCGCGACGGTCGAAGTGAACTACTCGGCGGGCGATCCGGGGCAACGTTGGCTCACCCTCGCGCGGGAGGGAGAGCGCCCCCACATCATGGACCAGGTGTCCGGATTCGTCGGACCGTTCGTCGAACTGGGTATCGCCAAGCCGTTCCCGGAGTATCGAGACCTCTTCAGCGACGAACTCCTCGACCGCACGTCGTGGCTGATGGACCCCCTCGGCGAGCAGGCGTACGGTGGCTACGACGGCATCGCTCACGAGTTCAAGTTCAGCAGCGAGCCGCCGCGACTCTTCCTCGCCCGGAGAGACCACTTGGAAGCGGCGGGGCTCGACCCGGAAAGCGACTTCCCGCCCACCGACTTCGAGGACAGCGTTCGCATCGCCGAGGCGCTTCAAGCGGACGGGCCGGGGAAGTACGGCTGGCAGATATACGGCTCCTCGGGCGACGTCACAGACACCTGTACCGAAGACTGGCCGGTCGCACAGGCGGGACAGGAGGGGAAAATCCTGAATCAGGACTGGACGGACACGCAGATCGACGGCGAGCCGATCAAGACGACCTACGAGAACTTCGTCTCGCTTCACGTCGAGCACGAACTCTCTAGTCCGGGGACGGTCTCGATGTCCGACGAGGACGGGACCCAACTCCTCATCAGGGGCGAAGCGAGCATGACGCAGGTGCCCGCCGCGACCTACGCGGACCTGCTCGCCAACGCCGAAGACCAGGTCATGAACGGCGACTTCGTCTTCGGGCCGGCGTGGAAGGGTGAATCCGGGTCGCGAGGGATCACGGGCGGCGACGGCGTCGTCTTCATCAATCCGCCGGACGGCGCGGACGAAGCCCAGTGGGACCGAGCGCACGAAGCGGCCGCCGACCTGCTCGAGAACTACCTCTATCATTCGATGGAGTTCCAGCGAACGATGTTCAGCACCATCGGCGGCGCAAACATCCGCGACGACGTCACCCCCGAGGACATCAGGGCGGCCGTCGACGACCCGGCGGGCTACGACCAAACGCAGATCATCGAGGCGACGAACACCTGCATCACCGACCAGGAGGGCTACTACATCCAGGAGGCGGCTCCCTTCTTCGGACAGATCCAAGGAGAGATCATGCCGGGGTACATCCAGCAGGCGCTCCAGGGGCAGATCACCGCGAGCGAGGCGCTCGACCGAGCCGCACAGGAGGCGCGCGATCAGTTCTTCTGA